The following are encoded in a window of Atribacteraceae bacterium genomic DNA:
- a CDS encoding single-stranded DNA-binding protein — protein sequence MARGDMNYFFGIGRLARDPDLRYTPQGTAVCKFTLAMGRQYQGKNGMVDETTFITVTAWSKLGENCARFLQKGRQVAVVGELRSNPWEDREGNRRTSYEINAANVQFLSPPRQGTGERNTVVSEGRGSGVDVEPFTFQNGGDHDNALGNLEDIPPDDNDNVAPF from the coding sequence ATGGCGCGTGGAGATATGAACTATTTTTTTGGCATCGGACGCCTGGCCCGCGATCCGGACCTGCGGTATACTCCCCAGGGAACCGCGGTGTGTAAATTCACGCTGGCCATGGGCCGTCAATATCAGGGGAAAAACGGGATGGTCGATGAAACGACCTTTATTACCGTAACCGCCTGGTCAAAACTGGGGGAAAACTGTGCCCGCTTTCTCCAAAAGGGAAGACAGGTCGCCGTCGTCGGAGAACTCAGGTCCAACCCTTGGGAGGACCGGGAAGGCAACCGCCGGACCTCTTACGAAATCAATGCAGCCAATGTCCAGTTCCTAAGCCCCCCTCGGCAGGGCACAGGAGAACGAAATACCGTCGTGTCCGAAGGACGCGGTTCCGGCGTGGATGTCGAGCCGTTCACTTTCCAAAACGGCGGTGATCACGACAACGCACTTGGAAACCTGGAGGATATTCCGCCCGATGACAACGATAACGTCGCACCGTTTTAG